In Maridesulfovibrio ferrireducens, one genomic interval encodes:
- a CDS encoding cytochrome c biogenesis CcdA family protein — protein MDQFFILINEWMTGGLILGAAGCFLWGMVSVLFSPCHLASIPLIVGYVAGQNKLVEGKLATLYAVVFTVGLFITIAVIGVICAFLGRMLGDVGPYWTVIVGFVLIWVALDMLGFSGCSMSGGLMSKLKVKGMSGAFILGLAYGVLSGSCTFGFIAPILAVITVQEKIFTGIVFIVLFGLGHCIPIAVAGGSAALVQKMLSSSTWQRGGTLFRRFAGVLIAGMGIYFIVQPFVNINFMD, from the coding sequence ATGGATCAGTTCTTTATCCTTATTAATGAGTGGATGACCGGTGGCCTAATTCTCGGGGCGGCGGGGTGTTTTTTGTGGGGAATGGTGAGCGTGCTTTTCAGCCCCTGCCATCTTGCATCGATTCCGCTAATTGTCGGGTATGTCGCCGGTCAGAATAAATTAGTTGAGGGTAAACTGGCCACTCTTTATGCCGTGGTTTTCACTGTGGGGCTGTTTATTACAATCGCGGTCATTGGCGTGATATGCGCTTTTCTCGGGCGTATGCTGGGCGATGTCGGCCCATATTGGACGGTTATAGTCGGATTTGTTCTTATCTGGGTTGCTTTGGACATGCTGGGATTTTCGGGATGTTCTATGTCTGGGGGGCTCATGTCCAAGTTAAAGGTTAAAGGGATGTCCGGGGCCTTTATTTTGGGACTTGCCTACGGCGTGCTGTCCGGCTCATGCACCTTTGGTTTTATTGCTCCTATCTTGGCTGTTATTACAGTGCAGGAAAAGATTTTTACTGGTATTGTCTTTATTGTCCTTTTTGGTCTCGGGCATTGTATTCCTATTGCTGTTGCCGGTGGATCAGCGGCTCTGGTTCAAAAAATGTTGTCCAGTAGTACATGGCAACGTGGCGGGACTTTGTTTCGCCGCTTTGCGGGTGTTCTTATCGCAGGCATGGGCATCTATTTTATTGTTCAACCTTTTGTTAATATTAATTTTATGGACTGA
- a CDS encoding co-chaperone YbbN, which yields MLLSVVVPASSLANPTAEELISGAPQAIPVKGMVTMVDIGAKACVPCKMMIPVIESLSKEYEGKAAIVFIDVWKNPDEASQFGISTIPTQIFYDKDGKEKMRHTGYFSKEEIVKVLKGLGVE from the coding sequence ATGCTCCTCAGCGTAGTTGTCCCTGCGAGTTCTTTAGCAAATCCCACAGCGGAAGAACTTATATCCGGAGCTCCTCAGGCGATTCCCGTTAAAGGTATGGTCACAATGGTTGATATTGGGGCTAAAGCGTGTGTGCCCTGTAAAATGATGATTCCGGTTATCGAATCTCTGTCGAAGGAGTATGAGGGTAAAGCGGCGATTGTCTTTATTGATGTCTGGAAAAATCCCGATGAAGCTTCTCAATTTGGTATAAGTACCATACCGACTCAGATTTTTTATGACAAAGACGGCAAAGAGAAAATGCGTCACACGGGTTATTTCAGTAAGGAAGAAATTGTAAAAGTGCTTAAAGGGCTGGGCGTAGAGTAA